The Bacteroidales bacterium genome segment TGTAAAAAAAAGGGATGACAAGGAAAATATTTATTTCACTCATAGCATTTGTTTCAGTCGCACTGCCGGTTAAAAGCCAGACTGCCTGGGAAAAGGATATCCGCCAGTTCGAAAAGCTTGATTCGGCTGAAACATATTCCCCTAATGCTGTATTGTTTGCCGGCAGTTCGAGTATCCGGTTATGGTCGACCATAAAACGGGATATGGCCCCGTATGAAATCATTCAGCGGGGTTTCGGAGGTTCGAAGCTGAGTGACCTTGTTGTTTATGCCGACAGGATTATTGCGCCTCATCCCTGCAGCGCCGTTGTGCTGTTTGTTGCCAATGACATCACGGGGAGTGCCGATGATAAAACTCCGCAACAGGTGGCTGATTTATTCAGCCAGGTATTGCAGATCATCCGGAAATCGCATCCGAAAACCCCTGTGTTCTGGATTGAGATAACACCGACGCCGTCGAGGTGGAAGGTTTGGGATAAGGCAACTGAAGCAAACCAGATTATTAAAAATATGTGTGATAAAAAGAATAACACCTATTATATAGCCACCAGCCAGGCGTTTATTGGAAAGGACAGATTGCCTGTAAAAGATTATTTCATGCCGGATATGCTGCATCTTAATGAACAGGGATATAAGATATGGAGCGGTGTGATTAAGAAGAGGCTGGGGGAGGTTGTGCATCCTTAGATAAGGCGTCATTGCGAGGAGCGTACAAATCATTGATTATAGTAGAATTATTAGTCGACGAAGCAATCTGCCTGAACAGGAAGGGCGCTGCAAAGAGATAGAGTTGTTGAGGTAAATGTCCTGGTAAAGTAATGCCTGTGCGGACAGATTGCTTCGTCGACAATTAATAGATCAATAATCATAAATTCTACATGCTCCTCGCAATGACGATCTCTTTTTTGCAATTTTTTTTCTCATCTAGTTGCATTTGATAAAAAAACATCTACCTTTGCAAGCCAATTTTGAAGAAAAAAGAATTACAAATAAAGCATAAATGCCAACGATTCAGCAATTAGTAAGAAAGGGCAGATCAACGATCGAGGATAAAAGTAAGGCTCCGGCATTAAACTCTTGTCCCCAAAAACGAGGTGTTTGTACCCGTGTTTATACAACCACGCCCAAGAAACCTAACTCAGCTATGCGTAAGGTAGCCAGGGTAAGGCTTCAGCATGGAATTGAAGTTACAGCTTACATTCCGGGTGAAGGTCATAATCTGCAGGAACACTCCATCGTTATGATCCGCGGCGGCAGGGTAAAGGATTTACCGGGCGTTCGTTACCATATCATCAGGGGTGCTCTTGATACCTCCGGAGTAGAAGGACGCAACCAGCGCCGTTCGAAATATGGCACAAAAAGACCTAAAAAATAAGTTTTTGAATAGACCAATACAATGAGAAAGTCTAAACCAAAAAAAAGAATATTGTTACCGGATCCGAAGTACAATGATACACTGGTAACACGTTTTGTGAACAATATGATGATTCAGGGTAAGAAGAGCACAGCCTATGATGTTTTTTACGAAGCTCTTGACCTGGTTGCCAAAAAAGCAAAGGATATTGAAAGTTCACCGCTTGACATCTGGAAAAAAGCGTTGGAAAATATAACACCTCAGGTTGAGGTAAAAAGTCGCAGGGTTGGTGGTGCCACATTCCAGGTTCCCACGGAAATCCGTCCCGACAGGAAGATCTCGATCAGCATGAAGAACCTGATTCTTTATTCACAGAAAAGAACCGGCAATTCAATGAGCGATAAGCTCGCTGCTGAAATACTTGCCGCCTTTAAAGAAGAAGGCGCAGCATTTAAAAAGAAAGAAGATACTCATAAAATGGCAGAAGCTAACAAGGCATTTGCGCATTTCAGGTTCTAGTAAAAGGATATTTGACATTGCGGTTTAGCCTATAGTTACACTAGCTGATAATTAGTGCGAGAATGAATTTTGATTTGAATTATACCAGGAATATTGGCATTATGGCCCATATAGACGCCGGTAAGACTACCACTACCGAGCGCATCCTGTTCTATACTGGTATAACTCACCGGATAGGGGAGGTACACGAAGGCACAGCCACCATGGACTGGATGGTGCAGGAGCAGGAAAGAGGAATTACGATAACATCCGCTGCCACTACGGCGTTTTGGGATTATCAGAACAAGAATTACAAAATCAACATTATAGATACCCCGGGTCACGTTGACTTCACTGTTGAAGTGGAAAGGTCATTGCGTGTACTCGATGGTTGCATTGCGGTTTTTTGTGCTGTAGGCGGTGTTCAGCCCCAGTCGGAAACCGTATGGCGTCAGGCTAACAAGTATAATGTTCCGCGTATTGCATTCATCAACAAGATGGACCGCACAGGCGCCGACTTTTTCCATGTTGTAAAACAGATTAAGGAGAAGCTCGGTTCCAATCCCGTTCCCATGCAGATCCCCATTGGTTCTGAAGATAATTTCAAGGGACTTGTTGATTTGATTGAGCGTCGTGCTATCGTTTGGGTTCCTGATGAAAAACTCGGAATGAGGTATGAGTATACCGAAATTCCCGAAGATATGATTGAACTTGTTGAGGAATGGCGCGAGAAGCTGATCGAGGCAGTATGTTATACCGACGATGATCTTCTTGAAAGATTCCTTGAAGACAGGACTTCAATCACAGTTGAGGAATTTATGGAACATACCCGTAATGCCGTCATCAGCCAGCAGGTTGTACCGGTATTATGCGGTGCTTCATTCAAAAATAAAGGTATTCAGCGGCTTCTTGATGCCATTTGCGCATTATTGCCTAGTCCGCTTGATATCCCCACGGTTAAGGGACACAATCCTTACACCGATAAAACCGAAGAACGCAAGGCCGACGAAAACGAGCCGCTCACTGCTCTGGCTTTCAAAATTGCAACCGATCCCTATGTAGGCCGTCTGACCTACCTCCGGGTTTACTCGGGTGCCATTGATGCCGGAATGCAGGTGTTGAATCCGCGTACAGGTAAAAAAGAAAGAATTAACCGGTTATACCAGATGCATGCGAACAAGCAGAATCCGCGCGACAGGATTGAAGCCGGAGACATCTGCGGTGTGGTTGGTTTAAAGGAAGTGGTTACCGGTGATACACTTTGCGATTTGAAGAGTCCCGTGTACCTGGAGAGCATGACATTCCCCGATCCCGTTATCGGAGTTGCCATTGAGCCCAAAACACAGGCCGATGTTGACAAGCTTGGAAACGCGCTTGCTAAGCTTTCGGAAGAAGATCCTACGTTCAAGGTGAAGGTAGATGAAGATTCAGGTCAGACCGTTATCAGCGGAATGGGGGAATTGCATCTTGAGATCCTGATGGACAGGCTTAAACGTGAATTCGGCGTAGAATGCAGCCAGGGTGCTCCGCAGGTGGCATACAAGGAAGCTCTTACGAGCCCCGTTAAACATCGCGAAATATTCAAAAAACAAACCGGTGGCCGCGGTAAATTTGCCGACATCCAGTTTGAACTGGCCCCTGCAGAAAAAGGCGTTACAGGGCTTGTATTTATTGATGAAATCAAAGGCGGTAATATTCCGCGTGAATATATTCCCTCCATTGAAAAAGGTTTCCGTGAGGCCATGCGCAACGGTGTTCTTGCCGGTTTCGCCATGGACAGCCTCCAGGTGACTATTAAGGATGGTTCATTCCATCCGGTTGACTCCGATTCATTCTCATTTGAGATTTGCGCCAGGCAGGGTTTCAAGCACGGGCTCAAAAAGGGAAAGGTTACTTTACTTGAACCAATTATGAAGGTTGAAGTGGTAACGCCCGAAGAGTATATGGGTGACATCATCGGCGATTTTAACCGCAGGCGCGGTCAGATTACCGGAATGGAATCGCAGGCTTCATTGAGAATTATACTGGCCAATGTGCCCCTGGCCGAGATGTTTGGTTACGTAACCGTACTTCGCACTCTCTCGTCAGGCAGGGCTACCTCCACCATGGAGTTCTCGCACTACGATGCGGTTCCTCCCTCATTGGCAGCTGAAGTAATTGAAAAGATAACAGGTACTAAGATTTTAGTATAAAGATTGTAAGACCAACATAAATGAGCCAGAAAATCAGAATTAAGCTTAAATCGTATGATCACAATCTCGTTGACAAGTCAGCAGAGAAAATTGTGAAGACGGTTAAGACTACAGGTGCTGTGGTTAGCGGCCCGATTCCCCTGCCCACACATAAAAGGATTTTTACCGTATTACGGTCGCCTTTTGTGAATAAGAAATCAAGAGAGCAATTTCAGCTTTCATCGCACAAACGGTTGCTGGATATTTACAGTTCCACGCCCAAGACCATTGATGCGCTGATGAAATTAGAATTGCCCAGTGGTGTGGAAGTTGAAATCAAAGTCTGAACCATTTAATTAGGAAGAAATGCCAGGATTAGTTGGAAAGAAGGTCGGAATGACCTCAATATTCGATGAGAACGGTGTGAATGTTCCCTGCACGGTTCTCGAAGTTGGTCCCTGTACCGTTACACAGGTTAAGACCAAGGAAACTGACGGCTATAAAGCATTACAGCTTGCCTTCGACGATAAGAAGGAAAAGAATACACCTGCCGCCATGAAGGGTCATTTTAAGAAAGCCAACGCCACCCCCAAGAGGAAAGTGGTTGAGCTTACCGGTTTCATTCGCGACTGGAAGCTGGGTGATGTGATCACCGTTGATTATTTCAAGGATGACGAATGGCTTGATGTAACCTCAGTTTCTAAAGGTAAGGGATTCCAGGGTGTTGTAACGCGTCACGGTTTTGGTGGTATCGGTGATTCCACTCACGGACAACACGACAGGTCGAGAGCACCCGGTTCTTTGGGCGGATCATCATGGCCTTCACGCGTTCTGAGAGGCATGCGTATGGCCGGCCAAACCGGAAGCAAGAATGTAAAAGTTCTCAACCTGAAAGTGGTTAAGATCATTCCCGAAAATAATCTCTTATTATTAAAAGGATCAATACCGGGGGCAAAAGGATCCTACGTAATTATTGAAAGTCCCGACAGAACATAATAAACTGTGAACAATGGAATTAGCAGTATTGAATAAAACAGGAAAGGAAACCGGCCGTAAGGTTGAGCTTAAGGAAACCATTTTTTCCATTGAGCCCAATGACCACGCCATATACCTGGACGTGAAACAGCATCTGGCCAATAAACGCCAGGGTACTCATAAATCGAAAGAGCGCAATGAAGTATCGGGAAGTACCCGTAAGCTGAAAAAACAAAAAGGCACAGGCGGTGCCCGTGCAGGAAGTATCAAAAATCCTTTGTTCACCGGTGGTGGCAGGGTATTTGGTCCTCAGCCCCGTGATTATGATTTCAAGCTTAATAAGAAGGTAAAACAACTGGCCCGTAAGTCGGCTCTCACTTACAAAGCAAGGAACAATGAAATCGTGGTTCTGGAAGACTTCACATTGGAAGCTCCTAAGACAAAGGACTATGTAGCCTTTCTTACCGACCTGAAAATCGACGGTAAAAAGTCGTTAGTAGTTCTGAATGAACCAAATAAAAATATATATTTGTCGTCCCGGAATTTATCTGGCACAAGAGTCGTAACTGCTTCGGAATTAACTACTTACGATATCCTAAATAGCACTTCTCTTGTATTTTTTGAGAGTTCACTCGACAATATTCAGAAGAGTCTGTAACCGTCTAAAAGTTTAGAAATGGATATTATTGTAAAGCCGGTAGTAACTGAAAAGATGAATGCCCAGGCAGAAGGCCTGAAGAAATATGGCTTCATCGTAAATAAGAAGGCCAACAAAGTACAGATAAAAAAGGCCGTTGAAGATCTTTATGGCGTTACGGTCGAGTCGGTTAATACCATGTATTATGCCGGAAAACGCAAAGCAAGATTTACCCGTACCGGATATGTAGCCGGACAAAGAAATGCTTTCAAAAAAGCAGTGATCACCTTGCGGGAGGGCGATGTAATAGACTTTTATAGCAATATTTAATAGTATATTATGGCTGTAAGAAAATTAAAACCTGTAACACCGGGTCAGCGACACGCAGTTGTTGCTTCCTTTGACGACATCACCAGCAGTACACCGGTCAAATCGCTGATGAGGCCACTGCAGAAATCTGGTGGCCGCAACAGTGACGGTAAAATGACAATGAGGTACCTTGGCGGTGGCCATAAAAAGATGTACCGTATCATTGACTTCATCAGGAATAAAGACGGAATGAACGCAACGGTAAAGACGATCGAATACGATCCGAACCGTTCCGCACGCATTGCACTTGTTGTATATGAAGATGGTGAAAAGCGCTATATTATTGCACCTGCCGGTTTAAAGGTTGGTCAGGAAATCCGTTCGGGATCCGGTGTGGCTCCTGAAATCGGAAACTGTCTGACACTGGGTGAAATTCCCCTGGGTACTCTTGTACACAATATCGAGCTTCAGCCTGGCAAGGGTGGTGCAATGGCACGCAGTGCAGGATCTTATGCACAGCTTACCTCACGCGACGGAAAGTATGCCATTGTGAAGCTTCCTTCAGGTGAATCGAGAATGATTCTTGTAACCTGCAGGGCTACTATCGGCACGGTTTCCAATCCTGATCACGGTCTTGTAAGATCAGGCAAAGCCGGTCGCACACGCTGGCTGGGTCGCAGACCCCGTGTTCGCGGTGTAGCCATGAACCCGGTTGACCATCCAATGGGCGGTGGTGAAGGTAAGGCATCCGGCGGACATCCAAGGTCACGCAAAGGTTTGTATGCAAAAGGCATGAAAACCCGCAGGAAAAAGAATCCTACAACAAGGTTCATCATTGAAAAACGGAAAAAATAATTGACTTTATATTATGAGCAGGTCATTAAAAAAAGGTCCCTTTATTGAATTCAAGCTCGAAAAACGCGTGCTTGATATGAATAAGTCCGGCAAGAAATCAGTTATCAAAACATGGTCGAGGCGGTCGCTGATCTCTCCCGATTTCGTAGGGCATACCATTGCTGTGCATAACGGTAACAAGTTTATCCCGGTATATGTAACTGAAAACATGGTAGGACACCGTCTGGGCGAGTTTTCACCCACACGTACCTTCAGGGGCCATGCAGGAAGATCCAAGGAATAATAGAAATCCATTAAAATAAATATCAATGGGTGCACGTAAGCGAATAGCAGCAGACCAACGAAAAGAAGAAAACAAGACAAAAGCAATGGCAGTTCTGAACAACTGCCCGAGTTCACCGCGTAAAATGCGCCTGGTTGTAGATATGATCAGGGGTGTTGAAGTGAACAGAGCACTTGATATTCTTCGTTACAGCACAAAAGAGCCTTCTAAGAAAGTTGAAAAGCTTTTATTGTCGGCCATAGCCAACTGGCAGAAAAAAAATGAAGATGCAAGGGTTGAAAAGTCGAACCTCTTTGTAAAGGAAGTATTTGTTGATGGCGGCCGCCAGTTAAAGAGGCTGCGCCCGGCACCCCAGGGAAGAGGTTACAGGATCCGTAAACGTTCGAATCATGTGACGATCATACTCGACAGTCTGGTAAATATAGAGGAAGCACAAACTGAAGTAAAACAATCTAATTAATGGGACAGAAAGTCAATCCGATTAGCAATCGCCTCGGAATCATCAAAGGTTGGGATTCCAATTGGTACGGCGGAAGAAATTATTCCGAAAAACTGGTCGAAGATTACAAGATCAGGGAATATCTGACTGCCAGGTTGGCAAAGGCCAGCATTTCCAAGATCGTTATCGAGCGTACGCTGAAACTGATCACGGTTACTGTCAACACGGCCCGTCCGGGTATCATTATTGGAAAAGGCGGACAAGAGGTTGATAAGCTCAAGGAAGAATTGAAGAAGATCACAAGCAAGGAAGTTCAAATCAATATATTTGAAGTAAAAAGGCCCGAACTTGACGCTGTTATTGTTGCCAACAACGTGGCAAGGCAGCTCGAAGGTAAGGTTTCTTACCGCCGTGCGATCAAGATGGCAATTGCTTCAACCATCCGCATGGGTGCTGAGGGAATTAAGGTGCAGGTGTCAGGCCGCTTAGGTGGTGCTGAAATGGCCAGGACCGAGATTATCAAGGAAGGAAGAATTCCTCTGCATACATTCCGTGCTGACATTGATTATGCACTGGGTGAGGCACTCACAAAAGTCGGACTGATTGGTGTGAAGGTTTGGATATGCAAAGGTGAGATTTACGGAAAACGTGATCTTGCTCCGAACATCGGCGCCAAATCAGCCAAACCGAAGAGCAATTTTAAAAAAGGTCGCAGAAAATAAGTGGTTTACACGATATAACAGGATAACATTATGTTACAACCGAAAAAATCAAAATTCAGGAGGCAGCAGAAGGGCAGAATGAAAGGCAATGCCCAGAGAGGTCATGACCTTGCCTTCGGATCGTTTGGGATCAAGGCTCTTGATAAAGCATGGATCACAGGACGGCAGATTGAAGCAGCCCGTCAGGCTGTAACCCGCCATATGAAACGTGAAGGACAGATCTGGATCAGGATATTTCCCGACAAGCCGATCACCAAGAAGCCTGCTGAAGTACGTATGGGTAAAGGTAAAGGCGCTCCCGAAGGATTCGTTGCTCCGGTAACCCCGGGACGTATTCTCATCGAAGCTGACGGTGTTCCTTTTGATGTAGCCAAAGAAGCTCTCCGGCTGGCTGCTCAGAAGCTCCCCATTGCCACCAAGTTTATCATCCGCAGAGATTACGTCGAAATTTAATTAACATAGTTCATGAAGACTTCCGAGATACGCGAATTATCCGCCAAAGAAATTGAAGAGCGGATTGAAAATGAAAAAACACTCATTTTCAAGCAGCAAATGAACCATGCCATTTCTCCCCTTGACAACCCTATGAAAATAAGGGAAACCAGGAGAAACATTGCCCGGCTGGAAACCATACTTCGTCAGAAACAGAAAGAAGCCAAGTAAAATGGAAAACAGAAATTTAAGGAAAGAAAGGGTCGGTATTGTTGTAAGTAACAAGATGGACAAAACCATCGTGGTAGCTGAAAAACGTAAGGTTAAGCACCCCATTTATGGTAAATTCATCAACCGTACCACCAAGTTCATGGCCCATGATGACAGTAACAACTGCAATATCGGCGACACTGTAAAAATCATGGAAACCCGTCCGCTGAGCAAAAATAAAACCTGGAGAGTAGTTGAAATCATCGAAAGAGCTAAATAACCATGATACAGCAAGAAAGTAGATTAACGGTTGCGGATAACAGCGGTGCAAAAGAAGTACTTTGTATCCGTGTACTCGGTGGCACAGGCAGAAGGTATGCCTCTGTCGGCGACAAGATCGTAGTGACCGTAAAAAGCGCCCTTCCTGCAAGCGAAGTTAAAAAAGGAACCGTAAGCAAGGCGGTAGTGGTACGTACAAGCAAGGAAATCAGGAGACCTGACGGATCATATATCAGGTTCGATGACAATGCCTGTGTACTGCTTAACAATGCCGATGAAATCAGAGGCACCCGTATCTTTGGTCCCGTTGCCAGGGAACTGCGTGACAAGTATATGAAAATTGTATCACTTGCGCCTGAAGTGTTATAATACTTAAAAATCAATTCAATGCAGAAGAAACTCAATATCAAGAAAGGCGATACCGTTTTCGTAAATGCCGGTGAAAATAAAGGTCAGCAGGGAAGAGTCCTTGAAGTGATCCGTAAAACCGACCGCGCCATTGTTGAAGGTATCAACCTGGTTAGCAAACATACCAAGCCGAATGCAAAAAGCCCACAGGGCGGTATTGTTAAGAAAGAAGCACCAGTGCATATTTCAAATCTTATGGTCGTTGATCCGGCTTCAGGAAAGCCAACCCGCGTTGGACGCAGGTTAAACGACAAGGGATCGCTTGTAAGATATTCAAAAAAATCAGGAGAGGAGATTAAGTAATGGCTCATATACCTAACCTCAGAACAAAGTACCAGGAAGAGATTATCCCGGCACTTACAAAAGAGTTCAGCTACCACACTGTTATGCAGGTGCCGAAGCTTGAGAAGATCGTGATCAACCAGGGAGTAGGACAGGCAGTAACCGATAAGAAAATCGTGGACACAGCTGCTGAAGAACTCACCATGATAACCGGTCAGAAAGCCATTCAGACCATGTCGCGCAAGGACATCAGT includes the following:
- a CDS encoding GDSL-type esterase/lipase family protein, with protein sequence MTRKIFISLIAFVSVALPVKSQTAWEKDIRQFEKLDSAETYSPNAVLFAGSSSIRLWSTIKRDMAPYEIIQRGFGGSKLSDLVVYADRIIAPHPCSAVVLFVANDITGSADDKTPQQVADLFSQVLQIIRKSHPKTPVFWIEITPTPSRWKVWDKATEANQIIKNMCDKKNNTYYIATSQAFIGKDRLPVKDYFMPDMLHLNEQGYKIWSGVIKKRLGEVVHP
- the rpsL gene encoding 30S ribosomal protein S12, coding for MPTIQQLVRKGRSTIEDKSKAPALNSCPQKRGVCTRVYTTTPKKPNSAMRKVARVRLQHGIEVTAYIPGEGHNLQEHSIVMIRGGRVKDLPGVRYHIIRGALDTSGVEGRNQRRSKYGTKRPKK
- the rpsG gene encoding 30S ribosomal protein S7, which produces MRKSKPKKRILLPDPKYNDTLVTRFVNNMMIQGKKSTAYDVFYEALDLVAKKAKDIESSPLDIWKKALENITPQVEVKSRRVGGATFQVPTEIRPDRKISISMKNLILYSQKRTGNSMSDKLAAEILAAFKEEGAAFKKKEDTHKMAEANKAFAHFRF
- the fusA gene encoding elongation factor G, with translation MNFDLNYTRNIGIMAHIDAGKTTTTERILFYTGITHRIGEVHEGTATMDWMVQEQERGITITSAATTAFWDYQNKNYKINIIDTPGHVDFTVEVERSLRVLDGCIAVFCAVGGVQPQSETVWRQANKYNVPRIAFINKMDRTGADFFHVVKQIKEKLGSNPVPMQIPIGSEDNFKGLVDLIERRAIVWVPDEKLGMRYEYTEIPEDMIELVEEWREKLIEAVCYTDDDLLERFLEDRTSITVEEFMEHTRNAVISQQVVPVLCGASFKNKGIQRLLDAICALLPSPLDIPTVKGHNPYTDKTEERKADENEPLTALAFKIATDPYVGRLTYLRVYSGAIDAGMQVLNPRTGKKERINRLYQMHANKQNPRDRIEAGDICGVVGLKEVVTGDTLCDLKSPVYLESMTFPDPVIGVAIEPKTQADVDKLGNALAKLSEEDPTFKVKVDEDSGQTVISGMGELHLEILMDRLKREFGVECSQGAPQVAYKEALTSPVKHREIFKKQTGGRGKFADIQFELAPAEKGVTGLVFIDEIKGGNIPREYIPSIEKGFREAMRNGVLAGFAMDSLQVTIKDGSFHPVDSDSFSFEICARQGFKHGLKKGKVTLLEPIMKVEVVTPEEYMGDIIGDFNRRRGQITGMESQASLRIILANVPLAEMFGYVTVLRTLSSGRATSTMEFSHYDAVPPSLAAEVIEKITGTKILV
- the rpsJ gene encoding 30S ribosomal protein S10: MSQKIRIKLKSYDHNLVDKSAEKIVKTVKTTGAVVSGPIPLPTHKRIFTVLRSPFVNKKSREQFQLSSHKRLLDIYSSTPKTIDALMKLELPSGVEVEIKV
- the rplC gene encoding 50S ribosomal protein L3, producing the protein MPGLVGKKVGMTSIFDENGVNVPCTVLEVGPCTVTQVKTKETDGYKALQLAFDDKKEKNTPAAMKGHFKKANATPKRKVVELTGFIRDWKLGDVITVDYFKDDEWLDVTSVSKGKGFQGVVTRHGFGGIGDSTHGQHDRSRAPGSLGGSSWPSRVLRGMRMAGQTGSKNVKVLNLKVVKIIPENNLLLLKGSIPGAKGSYVIIESPDRT
- the rplD gene encoding 50S ribosomal protein L4, with the translated sequence MELAVLNKTGKETGRKVELKETIFSIEPNDHAIYLDVKQHLANKRQGTHKSKERNEVSGSTRKLKKQKGTGGARAGSIKNPLFTGGGRVFGPQPRDYDFKLNKKVKQLARKSALTYKARNNEIVVLEDFTLEAPKTKDYVAFLTDLKIDGKKSLVVLNEPNKNIYLSSRNLSGTRVVTASELTTYDILNSTSLVFFESSLDNIQKSL
- the rplW gene encoding 50S ribosomal protein L23, which translates into the protein MDIIVKPVVTEKMNAQAEGLKKYGFIVNKKANKVQIKKAVEDLYGVTVESVNTMYYAGKRKARFTRTGYVAGQRNAFKKAVITLREGDVIDFYSNI
- the rplB gene encoding 50S ribosomal protein L2 — its product is MAVRKLKPVTPGQRHAVVASFDDITSSTPVKSLMRPLQKSGGRNSDGKMTMRYLGGGHKKMYRIIDFIRNKDGMNATVKTIEYDPNRSARIALVVYEDGEKRYIIAPAGLKVGQEIRSGSGVAPEIGNCLTLGEIPLGTLVHNIELQPGKGGAMARSAGSYAQLTSRDGKYAIVKLPSGESRMILVTCRATIGTVSNPDHGLVRSGKAGRTRWLGRRPRVRGVAMNPVDHPMGGGEGKASGGHPRSRKGLYAKGMKTRRKKNPTTRFIIEKRKK
- the rpsS gene encoding 30S ribosomal protein S19, with product MSRSLKKGPFIEFKLEKRVLDMNKSGKKSVIKTWSRRSLISPDFVGHTIAVHNGNKFIPVYVTENMVGHRLGEFSPTRTFRGHAGRSKE
- the rplV gene encoding 50S ribosomal protein L22 — protein: MGARKRIAADQRKEENKTKAMAVLNNCPSSPRKMRLVVDMIRGVEVNRALDILRYSTKEPSKKVEKLLLSAIANWQKKNEDARVEKSNLFVKEVFVDGGRQLKRLRPAPQGRGYRIRKRSNHVTIILDSLVNIEEAQTEVKQSN
- the rpsC gene encoding 30S ribosomal protein S3 is translated as MGQKVNPISNRLGIIKGWDSNWYGGRNYSEKLVEDYKIREYLTARLAKASISKIVIERTLKLITVTVNTARPGIIIGKGGQEVDKLKEELKKITSKEVQINIFEVKRPELDAVIVANNVARQLEGKVSYRRAIKMAIASTIRMGAEGIKVQVSGRLGGAEMARTEIIKEGRIPLHTFRADIDYALGEALTKVGLIGVKVWICKGEIYGKRDLAPNIGAKSAKPKSNFKKGRRK
- the rplP gene encoding 50S ribosomal protein L16; translated protein: MLQPKKSKFRRQQKGRMKGNAQRGHDLAFGSFGIKALDKAWITGRQIEAARQAVTRHMKREGQIWIRIFPDKPITKKPAEVRMGKGKGAPEGFVAPVTPGRILIEADGVPFDVAKEALRLAAQKLPIATKFIIRRDYVEI
- the rpmC gene encoding 50S ribosomal protein L29; translated protein: MKTSEIRELSAKEIEERIENEKTLIFKQQMNHAISPLDNPMKIRETRRNIARLETILRQKQKEAK
- the rpsQ gene encoding 30S ribosomal protein S17; translation: MENRNLRKERVGIVVSNKMDKTIVVAEKRKVKHPIYGKFINRTTKFMAHDDSNNCNIGDTVKIMETRPLSKNKTWRVVEIIERAK
- the rplN gene encoding 50S ribosomal protein L14, giving the protein MIQQESRLTVADNSGAKEVLCIRVLGGTGRRYASVGDKIVVTVKSALPASEVKKGTVSKAVVVRTSKEIRRPDGSYIRFDDNACVLLNNADEIRGTRIFGPVARELRDKYMKIVSLAPEVL
- the rplX gene encoding 50S ribosomal protein L24 translates to MQKKLNIKKGDTVFVNAGENKGQQGRVLEVIRKTDRAIVEGINLVSKHTKPNAKSPQGGIVKKEAPVHISNLMVVDPASGKPTRVGRRLNDKGSLVRYSKKSGEEIK